A section of the Bacillus sp. HSf4 genome encodes:
- a CDS encoding CBS domain-containing protein, giving the protein MSTISNAMSRQVATISSNQSVQEAAELMSRHNVGAIPVVDQGVLKGMITDRDITLRTTAAGQDGQTPVSAVMTSNIVTGNPNMSLQEASQLMAQSQIRRLPVVENNHLVGIVALGDLAVNELSNESAGQALTNISTPTKTQ; this is encoded by the coding sequence TTGAGCACAATCAGCAATGCCATGTCAAGACAAGTAGCTACGATTTCATCCAATCAGTCGGTTCAGGAAGCAGCAGAGCTTATGAGCCGCCACAATGTTGGAGCGATCCCTGTCGTTGATCAAGGTGTATTAAAGGGAATGATCACAGACCGCGATATCACACTCAGAACGACGGCGGCAGGGCAAGATGGACAGACGCCGGTTTCAGCGGTCATGACATCAAACATTGTAACGGGAAATCCGAACATGAGCCTGCAGGAAGCGTCACAACTTATGGCTCAGAGCCAGATCCGCCGCCTGCCGGTTGTGGAAAACAATCATTTGGTCGGCATTGTCGCGCTTGGAGACCTGGCGGTAAACGAACTGTCAAACGAATCAGCCGGACAGGCGCTGACCAACATTTCCACTCCGACAAAAACACAATAA
- a CDS encoding 5'-nucleotidase C-terminal domain-containing protein translates to MVHFLKVPLISCVVIAIFLVSSFLAPFAGTAHGAEAPISVEDAIKHNEGHARVEGYVVGHTVSKGKYNFTGNFANDYNLAIADRKEETSPANILPVQIPASFRNQFGLKTNPNLLGKKLTIEGELSSYFNSPGLKSVQSIQLADVDQPPTQPVVKTIADARKRMNETVTISGVVTADQAAIGGGKLSTFIQDETAGINIFSASQSDFPELKEGMIVSVTGKITAYRGLTEIIPEPSGLVVTGEGAALPEPIQLTIEELQNDAKADENEGRLVKLKGYIESKPETPAGGGYNMTMIDEHYHPLTLRVMEETNAVKQLEQGQWYDIIGILSRYDTLQLLPRKPEDIKRLDDAGHPPPVSEGEYESVVDRVIDGDTIHLKEPVLGSTKVRYVNIDTPETYHTPKNDLDENQLRHGTVAKEYLKSLLSPGDKVTIKVGKEAKDDYGRLLAQVITADGLNTNLEMVKKGLASTYFIWPIGNEKDYELFQSAVKQAKAEHLGIWNLDDPLLELPFEFRAREQGKGLTRYVGDSAEKTFVTPDKWRDVPVERRIFFASSEEAEAAGYRTKEQSGNLSLRLLSMNDLHGKIDQQYQLDINGDGLLDGTFGRMDYTAALLKQKKAEKKNTLLVHAGDMIGGSSPVSSLLQDEPTVEIMEEIGFDIGTVGNHEFDEGTNELLRMLNGGEHPEGKGTKGYDGQDFPLVCANCKMKGSGENFLPPYEIAEVEGIPVAFIGVVTRSAADMVMPDGIKTIEFTDEVKAVNQTAAELKAKGIRSIAVLAHMTAAQSGTTITGESAQLAKQADPEVDIIFAGHNHEVVNGEVNDILIVQAYEYGKAIGVIDLEIDRKTKDIVKKKADIEYVSQESLSPDPAVGQILEKYERMVEPIISEKVGVAAHDMAGGYSNDGDTPLGNLIADGMRRAMNSDFALMNGGGIRQDLKKGPITWGDLFNIQPFGNVLVRLEIKGRDLYDIIDAQISPQFGPDYSISGFTYTWDPATNKAVDIFLEDGSPIEKDRTYTVTVNDFMASASGSKYLPISKLGKNPVTGPEDIEATVAFVKSFKEPIAYEEEGRIKMVEDASHPGETPGNGADPDNGETPGSGEDSAGGGQPAVPGDGGSARDHADKTDRDGSKTGGPFRPALEKTGEEHLLPQTATSLYNTLLYGFLLILIGMILYGWKRRLAKR, encoded by the coding sequence ATGGTTCATTTTCTGAAAGTCCCTTTGATATCCTGTGTTGTCATTGCGATTTTTCTGGTTTCGTCTTTTTTGGCCCCATTTGCCGGCACAGCTCATGGGGCGGAGGCACCGATATCGGTTGAAGATGCCATCAAACATAATGAAGGGCATGCACGTGTTGAAGGCTATGTCGTCGGCCACACGGTCTCTAAAGGAAAATACAATTTCACAGGGAATTTTGCGAATGATTACAATTTGGCGATCGCCGACCGAAAAGAAGAAACATCGCCGGCCAATATACTCCCCGTGCAAATTCCCGCATCTTTCAGAAACCAATTCGGGCTGAAAACCAATCCAAATCTCCTTGGAAAAAAACTAACGATAGAAGGTGAACTTTCTTCATACTTTAACTCCCCGGGTTTAAAGTCCGTTCAATCCATTCAGCTTGCAGATGTTGACCAGCCTCCAACCCAGCCCGTTGTAAAAACGATAGCGGACGCCCGCAAGCGAATGAATGAAACCGTTACAATCAGCGGGGTCGTCACCGCTGATCAGGCTGCGATCGGCGGCGGAAAGCTGTCAACCTTCATCCAGGATGAAACAGCTGGAATCAATATTTTTTCCGCATCACAAAGCGATTTTCCCGAACTGAAAGAAGGGATGATCGTCTCGGTTACGGGGAAAATCACAGCCTATCGAGGCTTGACGGAGATCATTCCCGAACCGTCAGGCCTCGTGGTAACAGGTGAAGGAGCGGCGCTTCCCGAGCCTATTCAGCTGACGATTGAAGAATTGCAGAATGATGCAAAAGCAGATGAAAACGAAGGGCGCCTCGTCAAACTGAAAGGATATATAGAGTCAAAACCTGAAACGCCTGCCGGCGGCGGCTACAACATGACGATGATTGATGAACACTATCATCCGCTCACACTGCGGGTGATGGAAGAAACAAATGCGGTCAAACAACTCGAACAAGGGCAATGGTATGACATAATCGGCATTTTAAGCCGTTATGATACGCTGCAGCTCTTGCCGAGAAAACCGGAAGACATCAAAAGGCTTGACGATGCCGGCCATCCTCCTCCCGTCTCTGAAGGGGAATATGAAAGCGTTGTGGACCGCGTGATCGACGGTGATACCATCCATTTAAAAGAGCCGGTATTGGGGTCGACAAAGGTCCGCTATGTCAATATAGACACCCCTGAAACATATCATACGCCGAAAAACGACTTGGATGAAAATCAGCTGAGACACGGAACCGTGGCAAAAGAATATTTGAAGTCGCTTTTGTCACCGGGTGACAAAGTGACGATTAAAGTAGGCAAAGAAGCGAAAGACGACTACGGTCGGCTGCTTGCCCAAGTCATCACAGCCGACGGATTAAACACGAATTTAGAAATGGTCAAAAAAGGGCTGGCTTCGACCTATTTTATTTGGCCAATCGGCAATGAAAAAGATTACGAATTGTTTCAAAGCGCTGTCAAGCAGGCAAAAGCGGAGCACCTCGGCATATGGAACCTTGATGATCCCCTTTTAGAATTACCGTTTGAATTCCGTGCAAGAGAGCAGGGAAAAGGGCTGACGAGGTATGTCGGAGACTCCGCAGAGAAAACATTCGTCACACCTGACAAATGGCGCGACGTTCCTGTGGAGAGACGAATTTTCTTTGCTTCTTCAGAGGAAGCTGAAGCGGCCGGCTATCGGACAAAAGAGCAAAGCGGAAACCTTTCCCTGCGCCTGTTAAGCATGAATGATCTACACGGCAAAATCGACCAGCAGTATCAGCTCGATATCAATGGCGACGGCCTCCTTGACGGAACCTTTGGGCGAATGGATTATACGGCTGCTCTTCTTAAACAAAAAAAAGCGGAAAAGAAAAACACGCTGCTCGTTCATGCGGGAGATATGATCGGCGGAAGCTCTCCGGTGTCTTCCCTGCTTCAGGATGAGCCGACCGTTGAGATCATGGAGGAAATCGGCTTTGATATAGGGACTGTCGGAAATCATGAATTTGATGAAGGGACGAATGAGCTTTTGCGGATGTTAAACGGCGGTGAACATCCTGAGGGCAAAGGGACGAAAGGCTATGACGGCCAGGATTTTCCGCTTGTCTGTGCCAACTGTAAAATGAAAGGCAGCGGAGAGAATTTTTTGCCCCCGTATGAGATTGCTGAAGTGGAAGGGATTCCGGTCGCTTTTATCGGAGTTGTGACCAGATCTGCCGCCGATATGGTCATGCCGGATGGCATTAAGACGATTGAATTCACCGATGAGGTAAAGGCGGTCAATCAAACCGCTGCAGAACTGAAAGCGAAAGGTATCCGCTCAATCGCTGTGCTCGCCCATATGACAGCTGCCCAGAGCGGTACAACCATCACAGGAGAATCAGCGCAACTGGCCAAACAGGCAGATCCTGAGGTGGATATCATTTTCGCCGGTCACAACCATGAAGTCGTCAACGGCGAAGTCAATGATATTTTAATTGTGCAAGCATATGAATACGGAAAAGCGATCGGTGTCATCGATCTTGAAATCGATCGGAAGACAAAAGATATTGTCAAAAAGAAGGCCGATATCGAATATGTCAGCCAGGAAAGCTTGAGCCCCGATCCCGCCGTGGGTCAGATTTTAGAAAAATACGAACGAATGGTTGAGCCGATCATCAGTGAAAAAGTCGGTGTAGCGGCGCATGATATGGCCGGCGGATACTCGAATGACGGCGACACACCGCTCGGGAACTTAATCGCCGACGGGATGAGACGTGCGATGAACTCCGATTTCGCTTTGATGAATGGCGGCGGCATCCGCCAAGATTTAAAAAAAGGGCCGATTACATGGGGCGATTTATTCAATATCCAGCCGTTCGGAAATGTTCTCGTTCGGCTTGAAATCAAGGGCCGGGACTTGTATGACATCATCGATGCACAGATTTCACCGCAATTCGGTCCGGACTACAGCATCAGCGGTTTTACATATACATGGGATCCTGCAACGAACAAAGCGGTCGACATTTTTCTTGAGGATGGCTCGCCGATTGAAAAAGACCGGACTTATACAGTGACGGTCAACGATTTTATGGCCTCTGCTTCCGGAAGCAAATATCTGCCGATTTCCAAGCTGGGAAAAAATCCGGTGACAGGGCCGGAAGATATCGAAGCCACCGTTGCATTTGTCAAAAGCTTTAAGGAGCCGATCGCCTATGAAGAAGAAGGGCGGATCAAAATGGTCGAAGACGCCTCACATCCCGGAGAAACGCCTGGAAATGGAGCGGACCCTGATAACGGAGAAACGCCGGGAAGCGGTGAGGATTCGGCCGGCGGCGGACAGCCCGCGGTTCCGGGGGATGGGGGAAGCGCTCGCGATCATGCTGATAAGACGGATCGTGACGGATCAAAAACAGGCGGGCCGTTTCGACCAGCGCTTGAAAAAACGGGAGAGGAACATTTACTGCCGCAAACGGCAACAAGCCTTTACAACACATTGCTGTACGGTTTCCTGCTCATTTTGATTGGCATGATTCTTTATGGATGGAAAAGGAGATTGGCAAAACGATGA
- a CDS encoding class D sortase has protein sequence MKIKFFSLFLIAAGLMIVGYGGWKIFDMNRQTGISLSEAKEAVAAGKPRDSDASSSAETGPDSLQTATGEAVGILNIPRLKAELPIVEGTSPDDLEKGVGHYKDSYYPKQNGQIVLSGHRDTVFRRTGELEIGDRLNIELPYGSFDYRITNMKIVDKEDTSIITLQHEKEELLLTTCYPFSYIGDAPKRYIIYAKPLQ, from the coding sequence ATGAAAATCAAGTTTTTTTCGCTCTTTCTGATCGCTGCCGGCCTGATGATTGTCGGCTATGGCGGATGGAAGATATTTGATATGAACAGACAGACAGGTATTTCTCTATCAGAAGCAAAAGAAGCGGTTGCAGCGGGAAAGCCAAGGGATTCCGATGCAAGCTCTTCAGCGGAGACGGGGCCGGATTCCTTGCAAACCGCAACGGGCGAGGCAGTGGGCATTTTAAATATTCCCCGGCTGAAAGCCGAGCTGCCGATTGTCGAAGGAACGAGCCCGGATGATTTGGAAAAAGGAGTCGGCCATTATAAGGACAGCTACTATCCGAAGCAAAACGGGCAAATTGTCCTTTCGGGACACAGGGATACGGTTTTTCGGCGAACAGGCGAGCTCGAAATAGGCGATAGACTGAATATTGAGCTTCCGTACGGCAGCTTTGATTACCGGATTACAAACATGAAAATCGTTGACAAAGAAGATACATCGATTATCACCCTGCAGCACGAAAAAGAAGAATTGCTGCTGACGACATGCTACCCGTTTTCTTACATCGGGGATGCGCCCAAGCGCTATATTATTTATGCGAAGCCGCTTCAATGA
- a CDS encoding DUF5365 family protein — protein MNKGLINVRIVKAATEEQEIFIEELANELYQVFPMYFSEQKMKDLKEQGTLDFKEYDYKGTLDDAFQIITSLQLIHTLLTKSKRQWVLKDRDLFDKNCKKLNDCGLYFPLSSSDFNILNTETDKQGIQILM, from the coding sequence TTGAACAAGGGACTGATCAATGTGCGTATTGTAAAAGCTGCTACCGAAGAACAGGAAATCTTCATTGAGGAGCTTGCAAATGAGCTGTATCAAGTGTTTCCGATGTATTTCAGCGAACAAAAAATGAAAGACCTGAAAGAGCAGGGAACACTTGATTTTAAAGAATATGATTACAAAGGGACGCTGGATGATGCTTTTCAGATCATTACGAGCCTGCAGCTGATTCACACACTGCTCACGAAATCAAAAAGGCAATGGGTGCTCAAAGACCGTGATCTATTCGATAAAAACTGCAAAAAGCTGAATGACTGCGGTCTGTATTTTCCCCTCAGCTCATCCGACTTTAATATATTGAATACAGAAACTGACAAGCAGGGCATTCAAATCCTGATGTAA
- a CDS encoding RluA family pseudouridine synthase codes for MNQKNSLTFRVAKQDDNEHLFTFLKRETKASKPVLQYWAAQQKIKVNQKDTSQNIRLKTGDRIMIDLHEQEESGIIPEYGELSVLFEDDHMLIVNKPPGIATHPNEEGQTGTLSNLVAFYFQASGDERKIRHVHRLDKDTSGAVVFAKHRLAHARLDEQLQRKELVRTYLAIAEGRIKKRQGTISSPIGRDRYHPVRRRVSPTGQAAVTHYTVKGYHNAANLTLCELQLETGRTHQIRVHLSSLGHPLAGDTIYGGSPALFSRQALHAKEIKVTHPVTNERLTIAAPLPDDLKQEAKRLFGII; via the coding sequence ATGAACCAAAAAAACAGCTTGACGTTTCGCGTCGCCAAGCAAGATGACAATGAACATTTATTTACATTTTTAAAACGGGAAACAAAAGCTTCTAAGCCCGTCTTGCAATATTGGGCCGCACAGCAAAAAATAAAGGTCAATCAGAAAGATACGTCTCAAAACATCCGGCTGAAAACCGGCGACAGAATTATGATCGATCTTCATGAACAGGAAGAAAGCGGCATCATCCCCGAATACGGCGAGCTTTCCGTTTTGTTCGAGGATGACCACATGCTCATCGTCAATAAGCCTCCCGGAATCGCAACCCATCCGAACGAAGAGGGACAGACCGGCACGCTCAGCAATCTTGTCGCGTTTTATTTTCAAGCAAGCGGTGACGAACGAAAAATCCGGCACGTTCACCGCCTGGACAAGGATACAAGCGGTGCTGTCGTTTTTGCAAAACACCGCCTCGCCCACGCCCGTTTAGACGAACAGCTGCAAAGAAAAGAATTGGTAAGAACATATCTCGCCATTGCCGAGGGAAGGATTAAAAAGAGGCAAGGGACCATTTCAAGCCCGATCGGCAGAGACAGGTACCATCCGGTCAGAAGAAGAGTCTCCCCGACCGGACAGGCGGCGGTCACTCATTATACCGTCAAAGGATATCACAATGCAGCCAATCTTACATTGTGCGAGCTCCAACTTGAAACGGGCAGAACCCATCAAATCCGCGTCCACCTTTCAAGCCTCGGCCATCCTTTGGCAGGTGATACGATATACGGCGGTTCGCCGGCTCTTTTCAGCAGACAGGCGCTTCACGCCAAGGAAATCAAGGTGACCCATCCGGTCACAAATGAACGATTAACCATTGCTGCACCTCTGCCTGACGACTTAAAACAAGAAGCAAAACGATTGTTTGGAATCATATAG
- a CDS encoding HAD family hydrolase yields MIKAVIFDFDGLILDTETHDYEVLQEIFQEHGSDLPMSVWGKVIGTAAGFKPFHYLEEQIQKKLDHEELTKMRQERFVKRMENEKARPGVEAYLSAAKELGLKVGLASSSDYKWVSQHLKQLGLYDDFECIRTADDVEEVKPNPELYLQTAECLGVKPEECIAFEDSVNGSTAAKRAGMKCVIVPNQVTKTLLFEHFDHRLESMAEMELEQLIEKLSEQA; encoded by the coding sequence ATGATTAAAGCAGTGATCTTTGATTTTGACGGTCTGATTTTAGATACAGAAACACATGATTATGAAGTGCTGCAAGAAATCTTTCAGGAGCACGGCTCTGACCTGCCCATGTCGGTTTGGGGCAAGGTGATCGGTACGGCTGCCGGATTTAAGCCATTTCATTATTTAGAGGAGCAGATCCAGAAAAAGCTTGACCATGAAGAACTGACAAAGATGAGACAAGAACGCTTTGTCAAAAGAATGGAAAATGAAAAAGCGCGGCCAGGCGTCGAAGCTTATTTGTCAGCGGCCAAAGAGCTCGGCTTAAAAGTCGGCCTTGCCTCAAGCTCAGATTATAAATGGGTATCACAGCATTTAAAACAGCTCGGACTTTATGACGATTTCGAGTGCATCCGGACAGCCGATGATGTCGAGGAGGTCAAACCGAATCCGGAGCTTTATTTGCAGACTGCTGAATGTCTCGGCGTAAAGCCTGAAGAATGCATCGCTTTTGAAGATTCGGTCAATGGATCGACCGCGGCGAAACGAGCCGGAATGAAGTGTGTCATCGTTCCGAACCAAGTCACGAAAACCTTGTTGTTTGAACATTTCGACCATCGCCTTGAATCGATGGCGGAAATGGAGCTGGAACAGCTGATCGAGAAACTGTCTGAACAAGCATGA